A stretch of Candidatus Zixiibacteriota bacterium DNA encodes these proteins:
- the nifJ gene encoding pyruvate:ferredoxin (flavodoxin) oxidoreductase produces MMRHFKTIDGNEAAAHVAYRLNEVVCIYPITPSSPMGELSDAWSAADTPNLWGLPPTIMEMQSEAGAAGAVHGALQTGALTTTFTSSQGLLLMIPNMFKIAGELTAAVFHVAARSVATHALSIFGDHSDVMAARTTGFAFMPSASVQEAHDFALIAQAATLATRVPFVHFFDGFRTSHEIQKIEVLDDETLRTMIDEELVLAHRARGLSPDHPVVRGTAQNPDVFFQARESVNRFYDACPQIVQRTMDRFATLTGRCYKLFDYFGDPDAERVIVIMGSGAETVRETVAWLTANGESVGLLVPRLYRPFDAKAFIEALPTTVQAIAVLDRTKEPGALGEPLYLDAVTALREQETRNGSRFIEPPVVIGGRYGLSSKEFTPAMVKGVYDELAKDEPKNHFTVGITDDVTHLSLEYDPAFATEPADRFRSVFFGLGSDGTVGANKNSIKIIGEGTDYYAQGYFVYDSKKAGSVTVSHLRFGTEPIRSAYLVEQAQFVGCHQFGLLNKFDVVRYAAPNGTLLLNSPYGPDEIWHCLSRPTQEAIIDRTLRLFTIDAYAVARDAGMGGRINAVMQTCFFAISGIFPRDEAIARIKDAIADTYGGKGDEIVRMNYAAVDATLDRLHEVKVPSEATSTGEPAAVVPDHAPDFIRNITAPMIAGRGDSLPVSALPCDGTFPMGTTQWEKRNIAQEIPVWEPDICIACGKCAMVCPHAVIRIKVYEPSHLDLAPPTFKSFDAKDREWQGFKYTIQVAPEDCTGCALCVDVCPAKDKTQTRRRALNMEPVALLRDAEKANWDFFLTLPELDRSRVKHGNIRQSQVLEPLFEFSGACAGCGETPYIKLVTQLFGDRALIANATGCSSIYGGNLPTTPYTTNTDGRGPAWSNSLFEDNAEFGLGFRLTIDRQRQWARLLLKQLAADVGTQLADEILNAVQTDEAGIFEQRARVETLKNILAQRDTDSARRLTSVADMLVKKSVWIIGGDGWAYDIGFGGLDHVLAGGRDVNILVLDTEVYSNTGGQMSKATPRAAVAKFAAAGKPARKKDLALMAAGYGSVYVARVAMGAKDEHTLRAFLEAESYPGPSLIIAYSHCIAHGINMTRGLHSQKAAVDCGLWPLFRYDPRRAESGENPFQLDSRAPSIRVKDYMLMENRFKMLTKSHPALSAELWKAAQHDADTLRQTYERLAANGAGDTVTKKTDPAVATT; encoded by the coding sequence ATGATGCGACATTTCAAAACGATCGATGGAAACGAGGCCGCCGCGCACGTCGCCTACCGCCTCAACGAAGTCGTCTGCATCTACCCGATCACCCCCTCGTCACCCATGGGTGAATTGTCGGATGCCTGGTCGGCCGCCGATACGCCCAACCTCTGGGGACTGCCGCCCACGATCATGGAGATGCAAAGCGAGGCAGGCGCGGCCGGGGCGGTCCACGGCGCGCTGCAAACCGGGGCGCTGACGACGACGTTCACCTCGTCGCAGGGTCTGCTGCTGATGATTCCCAACATGTTCAAAATCGCCGGCGAACTGACGGCGGCGGTCTTTCATGTTGCGGCGCGCTCGGTGGCGACGCACGCCCTGTCGATCTTCGGCGATCACTCTGATGTGATGGCCGCGCGCACCACCGGGTTTGCCTTTATGCCCTCGGCGTCGGTGCAGGAGGCGCACGACTTCGCGCTCATCGCGCAGGCCGCAACATTGGCCACACGCGTCCCGTTTGTGCACTTCTTCGACGGTTTCCGCACCTCGCACGAAATCCAGAAGATCGAGGTTCTGGACGATGAGACGCTGCGTACAATGATCGACGAAGAGCTCGTGCTGGCCCATCGTGCCCGCGGGCTCTCCCCCGATCATCCGGTCGTGCGGGGCACGGCACAGAACCCCGATGTCTTCTTCCAGGCCCGCGAGTCGGTCAATCGCTTCTACGACGCCTGTCCACAGATCGTGCAACGCACGATGGATCGGTTTGCGACGCTGACCGGGCGCTGCTACAAGTTGTTCGACTACTTTGGCGATCCCGACGCCGAACGGGTGATCGTGATCATGGGATCGGGGGCGGAAACCGTGCGTGAGACCGTCGCCTGGCTGACGGCCAATGGCGAATCGGTCGGACTGCTCGTGCCGCGACTGTATCGTCCCTTTGACGCCAAAGCGTTTATTGAAGCGCTGCCAACGACCGTGCAGGCGATCGCGGTCCTGGACCGCACCAAGGAACCCGGCGCGCTCGGCGAACCACTCTACCTCGATGCCGTCACCGCGTTGCGCGAACAGGAAACCCGCAACGGCTCGCGCTTCATCGAACCGCCTGTCGTCATCGGTGGACGCTACGGTCTCTCGTCGAAAGAATTCACACCGGCGATGGTCAAGGGCGTTTACGACGAACTGGCCAAAGACGAGCCGAAGAACCATTTCACTGTCGGGATCACCGATGATGTCACGCATCTGAGTCTGGAATACGATCCGGCATTCGCGACCGAACCCGCTGACCGGTTCCGGAGTGTCTTTTTCGGGCTGGGTTCCGACGGCACCGTCGGCGCGAACAAGAACTCGATCAAGATCATCGGCGAGGGAACTGACTATTACGCCCAGGGATATTTTGTCTACGATTCCAAGAAAGCCGGCTCGGTCACGGTTTCGCACTTGCGCTTCGGCACCGAACCGATTCGTTCGGCCTATCTCGTCGAGCAGGCGCAATTCGTCGGCTGCCATCAGTTCGGCCTGCTAAACAAGTTCGATGTTGTGCGCTATGCCGCACCCAATGGTACGCTTCTGCTGAATAGCCCGTATGGGCCCGATGAAATCTGGCACTGTCTGTCACGGCCGACGCAGGAGGCGATTATAGACAGGACGTTGCGACTGTTCACGATCGATGCCTACGCGGTTGCGCGTGATGCCGGGATGGGCGGGCGCATCAATGCGGTCATGCAGACTTGTTTCTTCGCGATTTCCGGCATCTTCCCGCGCGATGAGGCGATTGCCCGCATCAAGGATGCCATCGCCGACACCTACGGAGGCAAGGGCGATGAAATCGTCCGGATGAACTACGCTGCCGTCGACGCAACACTGGATCGTCTGCACGAAGTGAAGGTTCCCAGCGAGGCCACCAGTACCGGGGAGCCCGCGGCGGTTGTCCCCGACCACGCGCCCGATTTCATCCGTAACATCACGGCGCCGATGATCGCCGGACGCGGTGATTCGCTGCCGGTCAGCGCGCTCCCATGCGACGGGACCTTTCCCATGGGCACGACGCAATGGGAAAAGCGCAATATCGCGCAGGAGATTCCGGTTTGGGAGCCCGACATCTGCATCGCCTGTGGCAAATGCGCCATGGTTTGCCCCCACGCGGTGATCCGCATCAAAGTTTATGAGCCATCGCACCTCGATCTTGCGCCGCCGACGTTCAAGTCGTTCGACGCCAAGGATCGAGAATGGCAGGGGTTCAAGTACACGATCCAGGTTGCGCCCGAAGATTGCACCGGCTGCGCGCTCTGCGTCGATGTTTGTCCCGCCAAGGACAAAACCCAGACACGCCGTAGGGCGCTCAACATGGAGCCGGTGGCGCTGCTGCGCGATGCCGAAAAAGCCAATTGGGATTTCTTCCTGACACTGCCGGAGTTGGACCGCTCACGGGTCAAGCACGGAAACATACGGCAGTCGCAGGTGTTAGAGCCGCTCTTTGAGTTCTCTGGCGCGTGTGCCGGGTGCGGCGAGACTCCGTACATCAAGCTGGTCACGCAGTTGTTCGGCGACCGCGCCCTGATCGCCAACGCCACGGGATGCTCGTCGATCTACGGCGGCAATCTGCCCACGACACCGTACACGACCAACACCGACGGTCGCGGCCCGGCATGGTCGAACTCGCTGTTTGAAGACAATGCCGAATTCGGGCTGGGGTTCCGTCTGACGATCGACCGCCAACGCCAATGGGCGCGTCTGCTGCTGAAGCAACTCGCCGCCGATGTCGGTACGCAGCTTGCCGACGAAATCCTCAACGCCGTGCAGACCGACGAAGCGGGGATCTTCGAGCAGCGCGCGCGTGTCGAAACGCTCAAGAACATATTGGCCCAACGCGATACCGATTCTGCGCGCCGCCTGACGAGCGTCGCCGACATGCTCGTGAAGAAATCGGTCTGGATTATCGGCGGCGACGGCTGGGCATACGACATCGGATTCGGCGGGCTCGATCATGTGCTCGCCGGCGGCCGCGACGTCAATATCCTCGTGCTGGATACCGAGGTGTACTCCAACACCGGCGGCCAGATGTCGAAGGCGACACCGCGTGCTGCGGTCGCCAAATTCGCGGCCGCGGGCAAACCGGCCCGCAAGAAAGACCTCGCGCTGATGGCCGCCGGCTACGGCAGTGTCTATGTCGCGCGCGTGGCGATGGGCGCCAAAGACGAGCACACGCTGCGCGCCTTCCTCGAAGCCGAATCGTACCCGGGCCCGTCGCTGATCATCGCCTACAGCCATTGCATCGCGCACGGCATCAATATGACCAGGGGATTGCACAGCCAGAAGGCGGCGGTCGATTGCGGGCTCTGGCCGCTGTTCCGTTACGATCCCCGACGCGCGGAATCCGGAGAAAATCCATTCCAACTGGATTCACGTGCGCCGAGCATTCGCGTCAAAGATTACATGCTGATGGAAAACCGCTTCAAAATGCTGACCAAGAGCCATCCCGCATTGTCGGCCGAGCTGTGGAAAGCCGCGCAGCACGACGCCGACACGCTGCGACAGACATACGAGCGCCTGGCGGCCAATGGAGCGGGGGATACGGTGACCAAAAAAACCGATCCGGCCGTCGCAACAACGTAA
- a CDS encoding 3-methyl-2-oxobutanoate dehydrogenase subunit VorB, with the protein MGRVLVKGNEAVMKGAILAGCRSFFGYPITPASEIAETAALFMPQVGGTFLQAESEIAAINMCYGASGAGERTMTASSSPGISLKQEGISYAAGAELPIVIIDVMRGGPGLGNIAPEQGDYNQMVKGGGHGNYRLIVLAPNCAQEMCDLTMLAFELADRYRDPACILVDGFVGQMMEPVEFPPPVTEIPERAWAVDGTAATQNNLINSIYLSPDELEAHVRKLEGKYERLRRDEVRYEEYRVADAEYVAVAYGIVSRLLESAVDLARAEGIKVGLLRPITLYPFPTDRLNALADQVEGMLVAELSTGQMIDDVRLAVNGKVPVAFHGRCGGNVPAAEELLAAIRKMARARCTVEVER; encoded by the coding sequence GTGGGGAGAGTACTCGTTAAAGGAAACGAAGCGGTGATGAAGGGCGCCATCCTGGCCGGTTGCCGTTCGTTCTTCGGATATCCGATCACGCCCGCCTCCGAGATCGCCGAGACCGCGGCGCTCTTCATGCCGCAGGTCGGCGGCACATTCCTTCAGGCCGAAAGCGAGATCGCGGCGATCAACATGTGCTACGGGGCATCCGGCGCGGGCGAACGCACGATGACGGCTTCCTCTTCGCCGGGGATCAGTCTCAAGCAGGAGGGGATCAGCTACGCGGCCGGCGCCGAGCTGCCGATCGTGATCATCGACGTCATGCGCGGCGGGCCGGGGCTGGGCAACATCGCCCCCGAGCAGGGCGATTACAATCAGATGGTCAAAGGTGGCGGCCACGGCAATTATCGCCTGATCGTGCTCGCCCCCAATTGCGCTCAGGAGATGTGTGATCTGACCATGCTCGCCTTCGAGCTGGCCGACCGTTATCGCGATCCCGCGTGCATCCTCGTCGACGGATTCGTCGGTCAAATGATGGAGCCCGTCGAGTTTCCACCTCCGGTGACGGAGATTCCGGAGCGCGCATGGGCGGTCGACGGCACGGCAGCGACGCAGAACAACCTGATCAATTCGATCTATCTCAGCCCCGACGAACTGGAAGCGCATGTGCGCAAACTCGAGGGGAAGTACGAACGCCTCCGTCGCGACGAAGTCCGATACGAGGAATACCGTGTCGCCGACGCCGAGTATGTCGCGGTCGCCTATGGAATCGTATCACGCCTGCTGGAATCCGCCGTCGACCTCGCCCGTGCGGAAGGGATCAAAGTCGGCCTGCTGCGCCCAATCACGCTGTATCCGTTTCCGACCGATCGCCTCAATGCCCTGGCCGATCAGGTCGAGGGCATGCTGGTCGCGGAATTGTCGACGGGGCAGATGATCGACGACGTCCGGCTGGCGGTCAACGGCAAAGTCCCGGTCGCCTTCCATGGCCGTTGTGGCGGCAATGTTCCCGCCGCCGAGGAACTGCTGGCAGCGATCAGGAAGATGGCGCGCGCGCGCTGCACCGTAGAGGTGGAAAGATGA
- a CDS encoding 4Fe-4S dicluster domain-containing protein, giving the protein MNQNTNSIPRVEIESELCKGCDFCVTSCPEECLFMSELINARGYRFAGYTGRDCTGCGICFYNCPEPGAITVYKKHASAAAS; this is encoded by the coding sequence GTGAACCAAAACACCAACAGTATCCCGCGCGTCGAGATCGAATCGGAACTGTGCAAGGGGTGCGATTTCTGCGTCACTTCATGCCCCGAAGAATGCCTGTTCATGTCGGAGTTGATTAATGCGCGCGGGTACCGTTTCGCCGGGTACACCGGACGCGACTGCACGGGCTGCGGGATCTGTTTTTACAATTGCCCGGAACCGGGGGCCATCACGGTCTACAAGAAACACGCGTCTGCGGCGGCATCATAA
- a CDS encoding ATP-binding protein has translation MNVLRLLWSRFVLFERGLTPLQICIVYVVLGSAWILFSDRALLALVPEPSLWARLSTYKGFFFILISAGLLYGLIGRLTYQLRQSEVSLAERVRQLSCLYEISNAAQVPNRSLDETLTQIADHLPTAFPKPKQVCARITVDGREYGNTASADCHWRQSAGVTVRTQARGTVEIGGADEPTSLHPQARQHVDRGLIEAVAREIASVVERHDVRLSERRLHEQLAHADRLASIGMMAASIAHEVNNPLTTMKALIHALRDERPTDDPRRNDYTIVLDEIDKLKTLILRFMQFARPGQLRLAPMNLADTLGRIADLIGPQAQTKNLTIERHFDPGCGQVRADGTQIGQVILNILLNAIDETPDDGTIRLTADAPGRDTVRVSIWNSGVALPADLREQIFEPFFTTKAAGTGLGLSIARIIVEKHGGSIRAEGHTSGGTSFYITLPKSPGESIDADNSGR, from the coding sequence ATGAATGTCCTGCGCCTACTGTGGAGTCGTTTCGTCCTCTTTGAACGGGGCCTGACACCCCTTCAGATCTGCATCGTTTATGTCGTACTCGGAAGTGCCTGGATACTGTTCTCCGATCGGGCACTGTTGGCCCTGGTCCCCGAGCCGTCTCTCTGGGCGCGCCTCTCCACTTACAAAGGATTCTTTTTCATCCTGATTTCTGCGGGCTTGCTTTATGGGCTGATCGGCCGCCTGACCTATCAGCTCAGGCAATCAGAAGTCTCACTGGCGGAACGAGTACGTCAACTCAGCTGCCTCTATGAAATCTCCAATGCCGCGCAGGTGCCAAACCGGTCGCTCGACGAGACTCTCACGCAAATCGCCGACCACCTGCCCACGGCGTTTCCCAAACCGAAGCAGGTGTGCGCGCGCATTACCGTCGATGGTCGTGAATATGGCAATACCGCCTCAGCGGACTGTCACTGGAGACAGTCGGCGGGTGTCACGGTGAGAACGCAGGCGCGCGGCACGGTCGAAATCGGCGGCGCCGATGAGCCCACGTCTCTTCACCCGCAGGCGCGCCAGCATGTGGATCGCGGATTGATCGAAGCCGTGGCGCGGGAGATTGCCTCGGTGGTCGAACGCCACGATGTGCGTCTGTCCGAACGGCGATTGCACGAGCAACTGGCACACGCCGACCGTTTAGCGTCCATCGGAATGATGGCGGCGTCGATCGCCCATGAGGTCAACAACCCATTGACGACGATGAAAGCGCTGATTCACGCACTGCGCGACGAACGCCCCACGGATGATCCGCGACGCAATGACTACACGATCGTATTGGATGAAATCGACAAGCTCAAGACGCTGATCCTGCGCTTCATGCAGTTTGCGCGTCCCGGCCAACTCCGGCTGGCACCAATGAACTTGGCCGACACCCTCGGACGCATCGCCGATCTGATCGGTCCCCAGGCGCAAACGAAGAATCTGACCATCGAACGCCACTTTGATCCGGGCTGCGGACAAGTGCGGGCCGATGGCACTCAGATCGGGCAGGTGATACTCAATATCCTGCTGAACGCCATCGACGAAACCCCCGACGATGGAACGATCCGATTGACCGCCGACGCACCGGGCCGCGACACCGTGCGCGTCTCCATCTGGAACTCGGGAGTCGCATTGCCGGCGGATTTGCGCGAGCAGATATTCGAGCCGTTCTTTACGACAAAGGCCGCGGGTACGGGCTTGGGGCTCTCCATTGCCCGTATTATCGTGGAGAAGCACGGCGGCAGTATTCGGGCCGAGGGGCACACGAGCGGGGGTACGAGTTTTTATATCACGTTGCCGAAGTCTCCCGGGGAATCGATCGATGCCGACAATTCTGGTCGTTGA
- a CDS encoding dihydroorotate dehydrogenase-like protein, producing the protein MDLSTTYMGLKLSSPLVVSASPLSESVDNIRHMEDAGAAAVVLFSLFEEQLSHERLELFHHLTFGSESYAEATSYFPEVPEYTLGPEEYLKHITRAKRAVDIPIIASLNGFSLGGWTDFARRMQEAGADAVELNIYHIPTDPTVAAELVESGVIEILEAVKSQVAIPVAVKLSPYYTAMAHLAARLDRAGANGLVLFNRFYQPDIDLDRLEVTPNVLLSQPQALRLPLRWIAILYGRISASLAATSGIHDAPDVLKMLMAGADVTMMCATLIRNGIGHLTTVRNDLLRWMEDNEYASVEQMKGSMSQQHVHDPATFERAQYMRALQTIPVWQ; encoded by the coding sequence ATGGACCTGTCGACCACCTACATGGGATTGAAGCTGTCCAGTCCACTGGTTGTCTCTGCTTCGCCGCTGTCGGAATCGGTCGACAACATCCGCCACATGGAAGATGCGGGCGCGGCGGCCGTCGTGTTGTTTTCGCTGTTCGAAGAGCAGCTCTCGCATGAGCGGCTCGAACTGTTCCATCATCTGACATTCGGGTCGGAGAGCTACGCCGAGGCGACAAGCTATTTTCCGGAAGTGCCCGAGTACACGCTCGGCCCGGAGGAATACTTAAAGCACATCACCCGCGCCAAGCGGGCGGTCGACATTCCGATCATCGCCAGTCTGAATGGTTTCTCGTTGGGCGGCTGGACCGACTTCGCGCGCCGCATGCAGGAGGCGGGCGCCGATGCGGTCGAGCTGAACATCTATCACATCCCGACCGATCCCACGGTGGCCGCCGAACTGGTCGAAAGCGGCGTGATCGAGATCCTCGAAGCGGTCAAATCGCAGGTCGCCATTCCGGTGGCAGTCAAGCTCAGCCCCTACTATACCGCAATGGCGCATCTGGCGGCACGACTCGATCGCGCCGGAGCCAACGGCTTGGTGCTGTTTAATCGCTTCTACCAGCCGGACATCGATCTGGACCGGCTCGAAGTGACCCCCAATGTCCTGTTGTCTCAGCCCCAGGCGCTGCGTCTGCCGTTGCGCTGGATCGCCATACTCTACGGTCGCATATCGGCGTCGCTGGCGGCAACCAGCGGCATCCATGATGCACCCGATGTCTTGAAAATGCTCATGGCGGGCGCCGATGTGACAATGATGTGCGCGACCTTGATCCGCAATGGCATCGGGCACCTCACGACGGTCAGAAACGACCTCCTTCGCTGGATGGAAGACAACGAGTACGCCTCCGTCGAACAGATGAAGGGCAGCATGAGTCAGCAGCACGTGCACGATCCGGCCACCTTCGAACGAGCCCAGTACATGCGCGCCCTGCAGACCATCCCGGTGTGGCAATAG
- a CDS encoding acetyl-CoA hydrolase/transferase C-terminal domain-containing protein, giving the protein METTVISEQPARSAHEPGNAPAHQPAWRAVYNRKCVSADHALTLLESGMRVYIHPGCAEPEPLVEAMMRRGAHVRDIEVVHLLTLGTAPYMEPEWAAHFRHRSLFTGKNARAAVNEGRADYVPVFLSEIPALIRSGDLPIDIALIQVSPPDEHGYCSLGVGVECTLSAAQSARYVIAQINDCMPRVHGDNFIHVSRLTYCVEESRPLIELPRVRMSDLHDRIGGHVAALIRDGDTLQLGIGGIPDAVLQHLGDRRDLGVHTEMFSDGIVELVEAGVITGTRKSLHPGKMVASFVLGSQQLFEFIDDNPVVEFHPSDYVNDPFIIAQHENMVSINSAIQVDLTGQVCSDSMGYNIYSGIGGQVDFIRGAARSQGGRPVLALPSTARRDTISRIVPVLDEGAGVVTSRGDVHWVVTEFGAAQLHGQSIRERAQALIGIAHPKFRDQLSRQARQRHL; this is encoded by the coding sequence ATGGAGACAACGGTGATCAGCGAGCAACCAGCACGATCCGCGCACGAGCCCGGAAATGCACCGGCGCATCAGCCGGCATGGCGCGCCGTCTACAACCGCAAGTGTGTGTCGGCCGATCACGCCCTGACGTTGCTGGAGTCGGGGATGCGCGTCTACATCCATCCCGGCTGCGCTGAACCCGAACCATTGGTCGAAGCAATGATGCGCCGCGGCGCGCACGTGCGCGACATTGAAGTCGTCCATCTGCTGACGCTCGGCACCGCACCCTACATGGAGCCGGAATGGGCCGCCCATTTCCGCCATCGCTCGCTGTTTACCGGCAAGAATGCCCGCGCGGCCGTCAATGAAGGCCGCGCCGATTATGTCCCGGTATTCCTTTCGGAGATTCCCGCGCTGATTCGCAGCGGCGATCTGCCGATCGATATCGCGCTCATCCAGGTCTCACCGCCCGACGAGCACGGATACTGCAGTCTGGGAGTGGGTGTGGAATGCACGCTGTCCGCCGCGCAGAGCGCCCGGTATGTGATCGCGCAGATCAACGACTGCATGCCGCGCGTGCACGGCGACAATTTCATCCATGTCAGCCGCCTGACGTATTGCGTCGAGGAATCACGGCCGTTGATCGAGCTGCCGCGCGTCCGAATGAGCGATCTGCACGATCGCATCGGCGGCCACGTGGCCGCGCTAATCCGGGACGGCGATACGTTGCAATTGGGCATCGGCGGCATTCCCGACGCGGTGCTCCAACATCTGGGCGACCGTCGTGATCTGGGTGTCCACACGGAAATGTTTTCCGACGGCATCGTCGAATTGGTCGAGGCAGGCGTGATCACCGGCACCCGCAAGTCGCTGCATCCCGGAAAGATGGTCGCCAGCTTCGTGCTCGGGTCGCAACAGCTCTTCGAATTCATCGACGACAACCCCGTCGTCGAGTTCCATCCCTCCGATTACGTCAACGACCCGTTTATCATCGCGCAACACGAAAACATGGTGTCGATTAACTCGGCCATTCAGGTCGATTTGACCGGGCAGGTCTGCTCCGACAGCATGGGATACAATATCTACTCCGGCATCGGCGGGCAGGTCGACTTCATTCGCGGCGCCGCGCGCTCGCAAGGGGGGCGTCCGGTGCTGGCCCTGCCGTCGACGGCGCGCAGGGACACGATCTCGCGCATCGTGCCGGTGTTGGATGAAGGAGCGGGAGTCGTCACTTCGCGCGGCGACGTACATTGGGTCGTCACCGAATTCGGCGCGGCGCAGTTGCACGGTCAGTCGATCCGTGAACGGGCGCAGGCGCTCATCGGGATTGCGCATCCGAAGTTCCGTGACCAACTCAGCCGGCAGGCGCGCCAACGCCATCTATAA
- a CDS encoding 2-oxoacid:acceptor oxidoreductase family protein — protein sequence MKDVLAKPASFYERFERKPGVESEATHYCPGCGHGNLHKFIAEALDDLGVRERTIFISPVGCAVFGYYYFRCGNIQAAHGRAPAVATAVKRAHPDSIVICYQGDGDLASIGGNNILQAANRGENFTVIFVNNAIYGMTGGQMAPTTLIGQKTTTSPTGRDSATTGYPLRMAELLAMLDAPVYIERCHLDESKHVLKTRAAIRRALQTQIDNKGFSMVEAVSPCPTGWGMDPVESRQWITDAMAKVFPAQVFCDRRKETPSRTHQRITVPLHDYRSILGVDGDGIASNGDGIRAETHRMILAGFGGQGVLSLGMILAKTGMLRGHRVSWLPSYGPEMRGGTANCHVVLSNERIGSPLVSTPTMVVAFNEPSLQKFGPMVAPGGTVVYDDSFVTKRWEHKGIEIHRIPFARMANNLGSSKSMNMVAFGAINAILRLFPEELVASQIERLGRAEWREINRKAYGAGAAAVSTLPHCG from the coding sequence ATGAAAGATGTCCTCGCCAAGCCGGCATCATTCTATGAGCGCTTCGAGCGCAAGCCCGGTGTCGAGTCGGAGGCGACACACTACTGCCCCGGCTGCGGACATGGCAATTTGCACAAGTTTATCGCCGAGGCGCTCGACGACCTCGGCGTGCGTGAGCGCACGATCTTCATCTCGCCGGTCGGCTGCGCCGTGTTCGGCTATTACTATTTCCGCTGCGGCAACATCCAGGCGGCGCACGGGCGGGCCCCGGCGGTCGCCACCGCGGTCAAACGCGCGCATCCCGATTCCATCGTCATCTGCTATCAGGGGGACGGCGATCTGGCTTCGATCGGCGGCAACAATATCCTGCAGGCAGCCAATCGCGGCGAGAACTTCACCGTGATCTTCGTCAACAACGCCATCTACGGCATGACCGGCGGCCAGATGGCGCCGACCACGCTCATCGGCCAGAAGACGACGACCAGCCCGACCGGGCGCGATTCCGCCACAACCGGCTATCCGCTGCGCATGGCCGAACTGCTCGCGATGCTGGATGCACCGGTTTACATCGAGCGCTGCCATTTGGACGAGAGCAAGCATGTGCTGAAAACGCGCGCCGCCATCCGCCGCGCCCTGCAGACGCAGATCGACAACAAGGGATTCTCGATGGTCGAGGCGGTCTCGCCCTGCCCGACCGGCTGGGGCATGGATCCGGTAGAATCGCGTCAGTGGATCACCGACGCCATGGCCAAGGTGTTTCCCGCGCAGGTCTTCTGTGACCGGCGTAAGGAGACGCCTTCACGTACCCACCAACGCATCACCGTTCCGCTGCATGATTATCGTTCCATTCTTGGCGTCGACGGCGACGGCATCGCATCGAACGGTGACGGCATCCGCGCCGAGACGCATCGTATGATCCTCGCCGGGTTTGGCGGACAAGGCGTGCTGTCGTTGGGCATGATCCTGGCCAAGACCGGCATGCTGCGCGGACATCGGGTGTCGTGGCTGCCATCGTACGGTCCGGAGATGCGCGGCGGCACGGCCAATTGCCATGTCGTGTTGTCCAACGAACGCATCGGTTCGCCATTGGTATCGACGCCGACCATGGTCGTGGCGTTCAACGAGCCGTCGCTGCAGAAGTTCGGTCCGATGGTGGCGCCCGGAGGAACGGTCGTATACGACGATTCGTTCGTCACCAAACGCTGGGAGCACAAGGGAATCGAGATTCATCGCATTCCCTTCGCCCGCATGGCCAACAATCTGGGATCGTCCAAATCGATGAACATGGTCGCCTTCGGCGCGATCAACGCGATATTGCGGCTGTTTCCCGAGGAGTTGGTGGCCTCACAGATCGAGCGGTTGGGCAGGGCGGAATGGCGCGAGATCAATCGCAAGGCCTATGGTGCCGGTGCGGCGGCGGTGTCGACCCTGCCGCATTGCGGATAG